ACGAGCGTGGTGCTTCTAGGAGCTTCAAGCCATGCAGGAGAAATGGAGGagctttctgtgaagaaaatagaGGGAAGAAGCTATAGGGAAATGGAGGTGCTATAGGGAAAATAGCCAAGCAGGGGGTAAACCTCCCCACCCTACAGCTCCAGCAGCCCTCGCAGTCACTGCTGGGCACTCACTGCCCCTGGGGACggagctggggaggcagcaggggggACAGCTGGGGGCTACGGCCACAGATGGGGTGTGGTGAcaccagcacagggcagcagcatcAGGCAAGGGGAGCGGGAGAGGTGGTTTCTTACTGGTGCTGCTTCTGGAGGGCATCTGAGACCGAGCCGCACTGCTGGAAGCTTCGTGTCCTGCCCAGTTCCTTATTCATCTCCTCCCGGTGGGCTTTCTTCAGTGCCTCGATGGCTGCACAGGGGGACAACGGGAGATGGGGGATTGGGCTGTGCCAGCTCTGGCACATCTGGGGAAAACCAGCCACTGCACGCTCCCAGACCTGTCTTTGCAGGCTCCCCCTCCATCCCTTCTGCCCTCAGGGCATCCCCCACCTTCTCCACACCCCAGGATCATCCTGATGTACCAAGCACTGCCAAGGATACTAACAAAGGGCAGTGTGGGAGCTCCCTGCCACCTCTGCCAGTCCTGCCTGCCTACAAGAAGGTGCTGAGCATCAGCCTCACACCAGTAGGGTCAGCAGTGTGGCTCCAGATTAGGATGACTGGTTTCTCGCAAGAGACGTTTGGGAGAGGCGGGAGGGACCCACCTGAGCGAGGGCATGGCTTGGTGTCCGCTCCTACCTGCTGCTGTCGCCGCAGCCTCCTCTGCCAGGAGCCGCTCCTTCTCCTGCCGCAGCCGCTCCAGCTCccgctggtggtgcctctggagCTCCTCCATCACTTGCTGGTGGGATGACTCCATCTCAGCCAGGCTGCGCTCACAGGCCTCCTGCCATGCCGGGGAAAGGAGGGGTGAGGGACTCAAAGGTCCCAAGGGCTCAAGCCATGACAGGCACCTGGCCAGGCTGACGTTTGGCTTTGCAAACATCACCCAAGTCCAGGACCATTTTGAGAGAAGCAAGACCACTTGAGAAGGAAAAGACCATCCTGGGAAAGTGAGGTGGCAGTTTTATCACAGAACATAACCATTTGACGGGGCCACACATCTTGCAAGCCCCACATGCTTTGCAGAGCAAGAAATGTTCCTCTTACTCTTCTTAAAACTGAAGCAGCAACAACAGGAACGTTTCTCTTGGGCCAAGAGCTGGGAATAATgtgcccagcaccccagcccagACCCCTCCACCAGGCTGCACTGCCTGGCTGGAGGAGATCAACAGCAGGAACCACATCTCGGTATCTGCCTTTTAAATGAAGCAGCATCCCCTGGAATCAATGAAAACTGAGACCCTTCTCCTGAAAAGTGACACCTTGCACTGCCCTGTGGCCCGACTGAGGCTGCCAAAGAGCCCTCCCCAAAGCCTAATGGCTAGGGATCCTCTTCACACAGCTCGTCCTCCTTTCTGATGGCTCTGAGACTAAGGGGATGGTTCTTTCAACACCAAGCACTGTGGTTAACTGATGTTACAGCAAAGCAAGTGCTTCCCACCTTGGAGCTACGCCTCCGCTCTCCCTGCAGACCCTGGCAGCACCACCCCAAGCCCCCTGGAAAGGACTTGATACCACCAAACCATGCCagagtattattttaaaaagccaaggcCTCTAAGACATGAGCAAAGAGCCGAGAAGTCATCGCGTCCCCTGACAGCCCCTTGCCGTCCTATTCCTTCTCCTGGTACTAAGGCAAAGGCTGATACAAAGAGTGCTGCAACATGCTGTGGGAACGCAAATCCTTGCTCGCTACTCCTCCCTACTGAGACGGGGAAGCTGGGAAGCTTCACAGATCAaccaaaagagaggaaaaggcgAGGGATCAATTTGGtgctctgcccacgggctggctGCGAACCTCAGCAGACTGAGAGAGAACGAGCCCAGATGTGAAATGCTGGCCTTCTGAGCCAAGTTATCAGGAAGATAAGGTGCCATTCCTCCCcactccttttgctttttttgaccATAAAGAGGCCTGTGAGCTATAAATATTAAATCAGGATGACAGAGTGactggctgggctgggcaccACAGGACTCATGGGTTTATTTCTCTGGGCTAGAAAGCGCACTGCAACAGGCTTTGCCAGCCCCAatttccttcccacccccccccggTATCTTTCAACATGTATGGCACATCCTGAAATCCCCACAGCGTGGTGGAACGGCAGCCTCCCCCCAGGAAATCCCTGCGGGATGTGACCCCGCTTGCTTTGGACAAGTCCAttgcgggggaaaaaaaataaacaaagagaaGTAAGAGGCCGAAACCTGAGCAAACTCTGCTTTGCGGGCTCTCCCACGTGCCATCCCAGCAAACAAACAGGCTGTGCTGTCAAAGTGACCTTCAGGGCTCGGGTGGCTCTGGCAGGGACAGGAGCTCCCTAGGGCCTGACAGACTGCTTTTAACTAGGGATTCAGGAGTCCCTGTTAGCAAGAACCGCATGCGGCAAGCTGCAAACCGCTGGGGAACACGCAGGTGGCTCGGCAGAAAGCTGCTGACCCACTCCGGAGTGGGGGGACAGCTCACCACCCCAGCCCAGGCCAGCATCGTGCCCACGCACGAAGCGGGGCACTGACCCTGCACCCCTCCCCTaacgctcctcctcctccccgtttATACTCTGGTCCCTTTAAGGCCAGGCAACACACACCAGCCTTTATGTAATTAACATTGATTACAAGTGGGCCCAGTTAGGGTCACTATGGCAACCCAATGATTAGCGATACCTTCTCGGCCATGAGCTGAGTCCCAGCATTTCCCAATTTGGGACTGGGAGCGACCCCAAGGTCCTGTGTCCGGCACCCCGCTCACCTGTGAGATGTACCCCCGGGGCACGTGGCCCTCTCCCTGGGATTTCGCCGCCTCCCGAAGGCTCTCGTTTCGGGCCCGGCAGGACTCCAGCTGTGCCCGCAGCGACTGGACCTGtgccagggaggggagagagatgCTCAGCCAGGGGTGGAAAAGCGCTGCGACCCGACCGACGTGCCGCATCTGAACCCTGGACTTAGGGATGGGGAGGACCATGCACAGCCAGCGGAGATGTCTGCTTCCCATGGGAATGGCAGCCTGCCAAGGGACCAAACCAGCaaagccagccccagcctggtaAGCGCTAGCAAGGAGGGCAGGAGACATCCCAACTTCCAGAGGTGGATCCGTGCTGGAGGAAACCACCACTACACGTGTAGCTGGGACGGCAGACAAGCACATGGCTCCTTTCAAAGGCTGGCAGGTGAAGCACTTGCAGGCTTGGGAACAGCCAGAgaagagaggctgtggatgtACTCCTGGGAAACACAGGCTCCACGCAAGCAGTGCCACCAACTAACTTATCCTGGAGCAAAACGTGGCCTGGAGAACCTCTCCAGGCATACAAGAGCAGGTCTCCGGCCTTGCATTACCCGGCTGCAAAAGCTCCCATGCACTTGAGGGGTGGCAAACGCAGCCAGAAAGAATGAACATCTCCCTGTGCCTCTGCCTTGCTCTTCTGCAGAgcctcctgctgccagagacCACACTAAGGGGCCACCAGAATCCCAGTTTCAGAGAGGAGGGATGTTCCTACCTCCTTTTTCAGCGCCTCGTTGGTGTCCCCGTGGCCCCCCTTGCTCTGGTTCAGCAGTGCTGTCAAGGGCACCCGCCGCGAGTCCTTCAAGGGCAGGCGTTCCAGCTCCAGCCACTTCTTCTCTATCTCCTCATTCAGCCGAATCCGCTGGTCCTCCGAAAGCGGGGGAGCAGGCAGGTCCTGCTCCCCCGCCTTGCGGGAAGAATCCCCCACCAGGCCATCACTATTTGGGACCCTGCCATCAGGGGTCTCGAACCATTTCCGCCTCTCCTCCGAACGGACGGCCAGATCCCGCTCCAGCTCCTCATGCTTGGGAATTCGGTCGGAGATCCTCAAGCTCCCTCTCGTCCTCTGCGGGGACCCCTGATTCCCGGGGTCCTGTGGCAAGGGAGACAGCTCCACGTAGTCAAAGGCATGGCGCTGCCCGTCTGCCTTCCACTGACCGCCCTTCGAGTTCCCCTCAGAGCCTGAGCCTGGCcgctgctgctcctctgtccGGAGCAAGCCCTTCTGGGGGACGCAGTTACGGAAGGAGTTCTCCTTGTCACAGTCGGAGAGCCTGAAATCAGAGCGGTGGCCAGTGAAGGAGAGGCACTGTGTGGGAAAGGATGCCAGCGGAAGCACTGCCAACTGCCCAAGGCTCAGCTCTCGCTCAGCCCCGCCTTACAAAACCCCACCCTGAGCACAGAGCTGGGCCTGTAGCATCCCATCCCTCGGGGAAACGGGTTCCTCCACGGGGCAGGGAGGATTCACCCCCAGTTCCAAGCCATGCTGGTGGAAAAACTGGGCTAAACTAATGTGGCGAGGCAAAAAGTGGGTACAAGAGCAGAATCATCAGGCTCTCAACCCCTGCAACCAGCTGGTGTCTCCAGGCCATATTCAGGAGGAGTGGAGGGCAGGGCTGATCTGGGAGTGGCCAGATTTCCAGAGGGGCCTTCCTGGTCCCTGCCTGCcaggggagagggacagcaagagggggaagaggggaagcagCCTTGGGCAGCTCTTACTTGGTGATGTCCGGAGCACTGACTGGGCGCACGTTCTTCCTCAGGGCCTCAATCCAGTTGCGCCGGATGCCCGAGGTCATCGCCGACAGGGTGAAGACGGCATCCTTCGTCTGCAACAGGGAGGTGACGGAGGCCCTGTCAGCACCTGGTGGaggtgcaggcagctcccagtCGCTCCCCGAGACCCCCGGGCACCCGCTCGCACAGGTGGTGGACAGGGCTAGAGACCACGTGCTGTCTCGAAGACTCCCGTGCTCTTGGGGTCAGATGGAGAGGTGGGAGTGGAGACGTGCTCTTTGCAGGAAAGCCCGTTACACGTCCCCCACGAGACCATCTCCaagcaaaggcaaaagaaactTTGCCGGCACATTTGGCCAAACGTGAGCTGGTGCCATTTAGTCATTCAGGTGCTGCGAGCTGGGCACCAGTGCTGGGCTACAGCAGGGAAACCCAGACGACAAAGTGCCCAACCCTGCACGCCCACTGGGTTTTGCGCTGCCTTAGCAGCCATCTCCCACTGCCACAGCAAGTAGCCGAGGACAGAATTGTACTGGGGCCAGACCCAGGGTACAGGTTGTTACTCAGAGCACCGTCAGCCAGGCTACACTGAGATCTGCTGTGCTCGCCACTCCCTCCCCGTGGCTCTAGAGAAGCTGCCTTGGCCCATGGGCCAAGTAAACACTCCTGGCGTTTAGCCTGGCTCCTGGGCCGCTTCCAGCACAGCCTTCGGCCAGCCCTGcaaagcctcctcctcctcctcctcctccccctccctttacAGGCAGGCAGCACTCGTGTCCCTGAGCACTGCCACCCATGTGTCACCAGCCAGCCCTGGCGGGCCACCATCCCGGCACACGGTTTGCACGGCTTGCCTCTCAGCATCTCGGCATGGGGAGGGATCATGCATTCCCACCCGGTGTCCCTTGGTGCCGCTGCTCTGTGCCCACATGGTGCCGGACACTCACGTGTATCTGGAAGCCGTAGTTGCGCTGCACTGCAAACTCCGTCACGTCCGTGCAGGAGCGGAGGTCTATTTCTCCGTCGAGGTCATCAGCCTGCAAGCACAGTGACCCGCTAGGACATCTGTGCAAACCCAGCTCTGAAAAAGTCCCCATCACCTGCTGGCACCCTAACCGAAGCTCAAGCTGCCTCTGCCTTCACCCCACAGCTCTTCGGGAGCCAGTCTCAGCTCCCTGGCACAGCGTGGCCTCTTTTAACCCGAGGGGCAGCCAGCAGCATGGATGGAGAGCGTCAGAGATGCCCAGCCACAGGACCGGCCCTTCTCCTCGCCTCCCACCACTGACAGCCCCCCAGGCTTCGCCGGCCTGCCTTCAGACACCCATCCTCTTCGTCACCCCTTGGCAAAGAGCAGCTTGCCACCTCCGGCACCTTTCAGGAGGAGAGGACGCTGCCGCTTCTCCCGAGAGTGTGCTGGTCATGCCAGGgctgtgctcctctcctgcctggctgggaaggaagagagggctGGAGAAGGGCTGGCCATGCTTACCTCCTCCGCGTTTGAGTCCCGGTAATACCTCAGGCTCGAGTCGGTCAGCACGAACCAATGTTTCTTCCACTACAGGCGGAtcaggcagggggagggaagggaaaagacagGAGGGAAACGGATAGGCAGTTACCAGGGGAAGTGTAGGAACAGGGAGGGACGCTCTGCGCCGTGACCTCTTggtcttctcttccccctcctccatgtCCCTTCGACATGACCCCTCCGACTCCCCCTCGCGCCCCTCAGCTGGGAGAGGGGTGCTGGGTGAACCTCCATGCCCGCACACAGAGCGAGGCACCTTCACCAAAGGCTTCTCGCTGCCTTTCCCAGAGGGAGTGACCTCAgcgagggagggggaaggaaatcGGCTGCTTGCCAGGAGATCTCTAGCAGCAGCggctgggggaagaagcagaCCCCTGCCTCAGGCTTACCTCTCCTGGCTCGTCCAGGATGGACATCCATCCCTTCTTGAAATTGAGGAGATCCGgctggaaaggaaaggacaaaacaGAGGGTTACCGTCTGGAAGCAACTCACAAAAGGGCTTTTCATGCCAGGGGGTGGAAGGCGAGTCCCCAGCGGCAGAACAACAAGTGGGAATAGCCTGGCATCGCTTTTAGGAAACTCATGGGGATGTAGGACCCGGTGGTGAAGGAGAACTGTGTTTAGCTCTCAGCAGCAGGCAGTCATTCCTGTAAGAGGAAGCAGGAGATAAggaaagaggtttaaaaaaaattaaaggaaaatatgcagCAAGGAGATTTCCACAAGGTGCCTTGGAGATATTTATTCAgagagggggaaggcaggggcaAGGAGAGCGGGCAGAAGGGAGTGCTGCACTGCTTGGCTCGAAGATGGAGGCAAAGTTGCAAAGAACCAGACATGCCTTGTCCAAACCCTGGCCATCTGTGCCTCAGAGCTACGTCCCTCCAGTAACTTCACCACTGATCATTTATTAAAAACGCAAGCAGCTCTCTACAAAACAGCCCTCACCGCAAACATACAGGAGGCAATTTAACAGCTGTGAAAACATGTTGCCTTTAAACGATGTGCCCCAGGGTAGAGATGAAATCAGAGTCACAGCCAGCACCCGATCCCCTCCGAGACTCGACCCTCTCCAAGACTCAATCCTCTCCGAGATGCTGGGGGCTCCTCTCTTACCACCCAgctctttctgctccctcccGCTGCAGGGCCGGCCCTTTGCCCAGCCTCGGCCACACCTACCAAAGATGAGGATGAACAGTTTCACCCAGATCACCCCGTGCTAGAAAGAAGtttccccccactccctgccTCCTCCTAACCTCACGCCACTGGTGCGGCATCCCAACCAGTTTATCTCCTTCCCAAGGTGGAGTGCCAGAGAGCTGACTCAGGGGAACCACTCTCCCTGGCTTTGCCCTCAGCCAAACAGGCTGGAGCCGGTCCTCCTCCCAACCCTGCTGGCTCCGGAGAAGTTGCACCACCAAATAATTCAGCCCAACGCCTCTTCTCCCCGGGAAGCCAGAGTTTGCTGATCTGGCCCTTCTTCTGCAGCCGAACCAGGCAGGGACAGTGTCAGAGAGGTAACGGTGCCAAAGCTGGACCTTCCAGCGGTCTGCACCAgacctgccagccctggggaaaCCACCGTGCCACCGTGCCACTGTCCCAGTGTGCCACAATCACCACCCGAGACTGGGCTGGCGAGAAGGAGTGGCTTGGCAAGCCGATAGCCACTCCACGCCCCCTGAACAAGCCTGGCAGCCAGCCGTGGCTGCCCTGCAAGCCCAGCTCCCTGGCCGCCCAGCCGGGCTGAGCCTTCCCCTGCTTTCATCTCCCCTAAGCTGCCGCTCTTGGGCTACAGCCAAGGTTATGGGGTGGCAAGAGCCCAGTACGTGCCGGCCCACCCCGGCGCCCTGGCTATTGGTTTGAGCAGGCACGGGGAGGCCTGCCAAGGGGAGGGTCACCGGCTGCTACAGCTTCAGGCCCAGCCAGAAGCATCTGACAGCAGCCCCgagctgcctgggaagggaggcaggcagggaaactgGAGCGAAAGGGCACGGGGGGCTCCCACGCCTCACCTCCCGCAGAGGTGACGGGTGCTGCCAGCGGCTGGGAGACAAGGGGGACGCACACATCTCTGTCCCTACGGACCTGGAcgtcctgctggccctgctgccgcCCTGAAAAAGTGCCCCGAAAATTAATTCCTTCCCCATGGCAGCAGCTCCACCCTTTTTCCCGTTATCCCTTCCAATCCGGTGACTTCAGCTCCGGCTCTGAACTGGGAGCGgcgggagggaaggaaaggaggcgAAACGTCAAAGCCCAACCTTTCTCCCTCCCGGGACACACATGTGCTCAGCAGAAGAGAGCCAGGCAGGCTCCGTGGAGGTGGAAAA
The genomic region above belongs to Mycteria americana isolate JAX WOST 10 ecotype Jacksonville Zoo and Gardens chromosome 1, USCA_MyAme_1.0, whole genome shotgun sequence and contains:
- the TRIOBP gene encoding TRIO and F-actin-binding protein, which translates into the protein MTPDLLNFKKGWMSILDEPGEWKKHWFVLTDSSLRYYRDSNAEEADDLDGEIDLRSCTDVTEFAVQRNYGFQIHTKDAVFTLSAMTSGIRRNWIEALRKNVRPVSAPDITKLSDCDKENSFRNCVPQKGLLRTEEQQRPGSGSEGNSKGGQWKADGQRHAFDYVELSPLPQDPGNQGSPQRTRGSLRISDRIPKHEELERDLAVRSEERRKWFETPDGRVPNSDGLVGDSSRKAGEQDLPAPPLSEDQRIRLNEEIEKKWLELERLPLKDSRRVPLTALLNQSKGGHGDTNEALKKEVQSLRAQLESCRARNESLREAAKSQGEGHVPRGYISQEACERSLAEMESSHQQVMEELQRHHQRELERLRQEKERLLAEEAAATAAAIEALKKAHREEMNKELGRTRSFQQCGSVSDALQKQHQLDVDSLKRELQVLSEQYSQKCLEIGELTQKAEEREQTLLRCQQEGKELLRKNQELQTRLSDEIGKLRSFISSRGSGDRSLHNNERSSCELEVLLRVKENELQYLKKEVQCLREELQMMQKDKRFASGKYQDVYAELNHIKVRSEREIEQLKEHLRLAMAALQEKESLCNSIGE